One genomic window of Psychrobacter cibarius includes the following:
- a CDS encoding cytochrome bc complex cytochrome b subunit yields MHWVDARFPATETYEYHMSKYYAPKNFNFWYFFGVLSMVVLVNQLVTGIWLTMMYNPSAEGAFASVEYIMRDVKGGWLIRYMHSTGASAFFVVVYLHMFRALLYGSYQKPRELIWLIGMGIYLALMAEGFFGYLLPWGNMSFWGAQVILNLPAALPVIGDGLAEWVRGDYIISGITLNRFFALHVVAIPLVLVGLVFMHIVALHHVGSNNPDGIDIKKLKDKNGVPLDGIEFHPYYTVHDMIGIVVFFILFFAVVFFFPEGGGFFLEPPNFETANSLKTPAHIAPVWYYTPFYAILRAVPDKLGGVIAMGGAIAVLFLIPWLDRSPVRSIRYKGILSKIALTVFAISFLVLGYLGATPTTPTATLMARIFTVLYFLFFLLMPIYTSIEKCKQPPERVTGGH; encoded by the coding sequence ATGCATTGGGTGGACGCACGCTTTCCAGCGACCGAAACCTATGAATACCATATGTCAAAGTACTATGCACCAAAAAACTTTAATTTTTGGTACTTTTTTGGCGTGTTATCAATGGTGGTATTGGTTAACCAATTGGTAACAGGTATTTGGCTGACCATGATGTACAACCCAAGTGCCGAAGGGGCATTTGCATCTGTTGAATACATCATGCGCGATGTCAAAGGTGGTTGGCTCATCCGTTATATGCACTCAACTGGCGCATCTGCGTTCTTTGTGGTCGTATATCTGCATATGTTTAGAGCACTGCTATATGGTTCATACCAGAAACCACGTGAGCTTATTTGGCTTATCGGTATGGGTATTTACTTAGCATTGATGGCAGAAGGTTTCTTCGGTTACCTACTTCCTTGGGGCAATATGTCATTTTGGGGTGCACAGGTTATCTTGAACCTTCCTGCTGCTCTACCTGTGATTGGTGATGGGCTTGCAGAATGGGTACGTGGTGATTATATTATCTCAGGTATCACCCTAAACCGCTTCTTTGCTCTACATGTGGTTGCTATCCCGCTCGTACTTGTGGGCTTAGTATTCATGCATATTGTAGCGCTACACCATGTGGGTTCGAACAACCCTGATGGTATTGATATCAAGAAGCTAAAAGATAAAAATGGTGTGCCGTTAGATGGTATTGAATTCCATCCGTACTACACAGTACACGATATGATTGGTATCGTGGTCTTCTTTATCTTGTTCTTTGCAGTGGTATTCTTCTTCCCAGAAGGCGGCGGATTCTTCCTTGAGCCACCAAACTTTGAGACAGCGAATTCATTGAAAACACCAGCACACATTGCACCAGTATGGTATTACACGCCATTCTATGCCATTTTACGTGCGGTTCCTGACAAGTTGGGTGGTGTGATTGCGATGGGTGGTGCGATTGCCGTACTATTCTTGATACCATGGTTAGACAGATCGCCTGTACGCTCTATACGTTATAAAGGCATTTTATCTAAAATTGCTTTAACCGTGTTTGCGATTAGTTTCTTAGTTTTAGGTTACTTAGGCGCGACGCCAACGACACCAACAGCAACATTGATGGCTCGTATCTTCACTGTCTTGTATTTCTTGTTTTTCTTACTGATGCCAATTTATACCTCTATTGAGAAGTGTAAACAGCCACCAGAACGCGTTACCGGAGGTCACTAA
- the petA gene encoding ubiquinol-cytochrome c reductase iron-sulfur subunit, protein MSQAEGVNVQRRRVLIASTAAIGAAGVAAVATPFVRSWYPSAKAEAAGAAVTQDIGSIEAGQMIVVKYRGKPIFVVKRTEDMLATLASVKPLLSDPESDASLQPEYCKNPERSISPEVLVVEGVCTHLGCAPNYRPDVGAADLGGNDWYGGFFCPCHGSKYDLAGRVYSGVPAPLNLPVPDYNMDGTILTIGEA, encoded by the coding sequence ATGAGCCAAGCCGAAGGCGTTAACGTACAACGCCGTAGAGTTCTTATTGCCTCGACTGCCGCGATTGGTGCAGCTGGGGTAGCTGCTGTGGCAACACCTTTTGTCCGTTCTTGGTACCCAAGCGCTAAAGCTGAGGCTGCAGGGGCTGCAGTGACCCAAGATATTGGTTCTATCGAAGCAGGACAGATGATCGTTGTCAAATATCGCGGTAAACCCATTTTTGTGGTCAAACGCACAGAAGACATGCTAGCGACTTTAGCGTCAGTAAAACCTTTACTGTCTGACCCTGAATCTGATGCATCATTACAACCTGAATACTGTAAAAATCCAGAACGCTCTATCTCACCAGAAGTCTTGGTAGTAGAAGGCGTCTGTACACATTTAGGTTGTGCACCAAACTACCGTCCTGATGTTGGCGCGGCTGACTTGGGTGGTAATGATTGGTATGGCGGATTTTTCTGCCCATGCCACGGGTCTAAATATGACTTGGCGGGTCGCGTTTATAGTGGCGTTCCTGCACCGCTTAACTTACCTGTCCCAGATTACAACATGGATGGTACCATCTTGACGATTGGGGAGGCTTAA